One Halolamina litorea genomic window carries:
- a CDS encoding cytochrome c oxidase subunit 3, with protein sequence MGRDADGDGEGFEFLGDAGSTDDATSDGDDWQEAESGFQFETAEEPEPVESDDAHAVHDDHEHHPVVEDWPRGVGEASWWPILTAIGAAAVYVSAALFLLGRGRNSIVAPEIGPIAFVGAVGITLIGVYGWLYHGFIAHFWTRGTDRRSARSLRWGMLGFIASEIATFGALFAYYFDIRAGPWPPADSLLPEIDLLNVLVVSNTAVLVLSSVTLHFAHHSLASGNRERFHRLLGITIGLGGLFLAGQIVEYNEFIVFEGVDWTSGVFFSAFFGLTGLHGLHVAFGTLLLVITYVRGKQGQFDEERDLSVALVSLYWHFVDVVWLFLVAALYAGASIY encoded by the coding sequence ATGGGTCGTGACGCCGACGGCGACGGCGAGGGGTTCGAGTTCCTCGGCGACGCCGGGTCGACCGACGACGCCACCAGCGACGGCGACGACTGGCAGGAGGCCGAGAGCGGCTTCCAGTTCGAGACAGCCGAGGAGCCCGAGCCGGTCGAGAGCGACGACGCTCATGCCGTCCACGACGACCACGAGCACCACCCGGTCGTCGAGGACTGGCCCCGGGGCGTCGGCGAGGCGTCGTGGTGGCCGATCCTCACCGCCATCGGCGCCGCGGCGGTCTACGTCAGCGCCGCGCTGTTCCTGCTGGGCCGCGGCCGGAACTCGATCGTCGCGCCCGAGATCGGACCGATCGCGTTCGTCGGCGCCGTCGGGATCACGCTGATCGGCGTCTACGGTTGGCTCTATCACGGCTTCATCGCGCACTTCTGGACCCGTGGGACCGACCGCCGGAGCGCCCGCTCGCTGCGCTGGGGGATGCTCGGCTTCATCGCCTCGGAGATCGCTACCTTCGGCGCCCTGTTCGCCTACTACTTCGACATCCGCGCGGGGCCGTGGCCGCCAGCGGACTCGCTGTTGCCGGAGATCGACCTCCTGAACGTCCTCGTCGTGAGCAACACGGCCGTGTTGGTGCTCTCCTCTGTCACGCTTCACTTCGCTCACCACTCGCTGGCTTCGGGGAACCGGGAGCGGTTCCACCGGCTACTGGGGATCACCATCGGCCTCGGCGGACTGTTCCTCGCCGGCCAGATCGTCGAGTACAACGAGTTCATCGTCTTCGAGGGGGTCGACTGGACCAGCGGCGTGTTCTTCTCGGCCTTCTTCGGGCTGACGGGGCTCCACGGCCTGCACGTCGCCTTCGGGACGCTCCTGCTGGTGATCACCTACGTTCGCGGGAAACAGGGCCAGTTCGACGAGGAGCGTGACCTCTCGGTCGCGCTGGTCTCGCTGTACTGGCACTTCGTCGACGTGGTCTGGCTCTTCCTCGTCGCCGCGCTCTACGCGGGCGCGTCGATCTACTGA
- a CDS encoding aldo/keto reductase codes for MEYTTLGDTGMKVSRIALGCMSFGDPDWRDWVLGEEDGRELIDRAVELGINFFDTANMYSRGESERILGDALAEYDRDEMVVATKGFFQMREDDPNSGGLSRKALEQELDASLDRLGMDTIDLYQTHRWDYDTPIQTTMSALDDAVRRGKARYVGASSMWAHQFADALHTSERENLERYATMQNHYNLLYREEEREMLPLTQQENVGVIPWSPLARGFLARPHEELEATARGQSESDADRHPYLDNGGREVNERVEELADEKGLKMAQIALAWLLHKDAVDAPIVGTTSVEHLEDAVEALDVSLSSSEMEYLEAPYEPVEVSGHR; via the coding sequence ATGGAGTACACCACCCTCGGCGACACGGGCATGAAGGTATCGCGGATCGCGCTCGGCTGCATGAGCTTCGGCGACCCCGACTGGCGCGACTGGGTGCTCGGCGAGGAGGACGGCCGGGAACTGATCGACCGCGCGGTCGAACTCGGGATCAACTTCTTCGATACGGCAAACATGTACTCGCGGGGCGAGTCCGAGCGCATCCTCGGCGACGCGCTCGCGGAGTACGACCGCGACGAGATGGTCGTCGCCACCAAGGGCTTCTTCCAGATGCGCGAGGACGATCCGAACTCCGGCGGACTCTCGCGAAAGGCGCTGGAACAGGAGCTCGACGCCTCCCTCGACCGGTTGGGGATGGACACCATCGACCTCTACCAGACCCACCGCTGGGACTACGACACCCCGATCCAGACGACGATGTCGGCACTCGACGATGCTGTCCGCCGCGGAAAGGCCCGTTACGTCGGCGCCTCCTCGATGTGGGCCCACCAGTTCGCCGACGCGCTCCACACCAGCGAACGCGAGAACCTCGAACGCTACGCGACCATGCAGAACCACTACAACCTCCTCTACCGCGAGGAGGAACGCGAGATGCTCCCGCTCACCCAGCAGGAGAACGTCGGCGTCATCCCGTGGTCGCCGCTGGCCCGGGGGTTCCTCGCTCGGCCCCACGAGGAGCTTGAGGCGACCGCGCGCGGGCAGAGCGAGTCCGACGCCGACCGCCACCCGTATCTCGACAACGGCGGCCGCGAAGTGAACGAACGCGTCGAGGAGCTGGCCGACGAGAAGGGGCTCAAGATGGCCCAGATCGCGCTCGCGTGGCTGCTCCACAAGGACGCCGTCGACGCCCCCATCGTCGGCACCACCAGCGTCGAACACCTGGAGGACGCCGTCGAAGCCCTCGACGTGTCGCTCTCGTCCTCCGAGATGGAGTATCTCGAAGCACCCTACGAGCCGGTCGAAGTCTCGGGCCACCGCTGA
- the ribH gene encoding 6,7-dimethyl-8-ribityllumazine synthase produces the protein MTNLGLVVAQFNASVTEQMADAAADAAADRGVDLTETVDVPGAYDSPLAADRLARRDDIDAVAVVGAVVTGDTDHDQVISDATAQSLQSVGLDRDTPITFGISGPGQSGAEARERVEKGAAAVDAAVDLVEALP, from the coding sequence ATGACCAATCTCGGACTCGTGGTGGCGCAGTTCAACGCCTCTGTCACCGAACAGATGGCGGACGCGGCGGCCGACGCCGCAGCCGATCGGGGGGTCGATCTGACCGAGACCGTCGACGTGCCGGGCGCCTACGACAGCCCGCTCGCGGCCGACCGACTGGCCCGCCGTGACGACATCGACGCCGTCGCCGTCGTCGGCGCCGTCGTCACCGGCGACACCGACCACGATCAGGTGATCAGTGACGCGACCGCACAGTCGCTCCAGTCTGTGGGGCTGGACCGGGACACGCCGATCACGTTCGGCATCTCCGGGCCGGGACAGAGCGGCGCGGAGGCCCGCGAACGGGTGGAGAAGGGTGCGGCGGCCGTCGATGCCGCGGTCGACCTCGTGGAGGCCCTGCCATGA
- a CDS encoding cryptochrome/photolyase family protein: MTLWLLGTHLDRTADYLAEHDRVLLVEATAFADRRPYHPHKLTLVFAAMRQFRDDLRERGLTVDYRQAETFAEGLDAHFDDHPEDDLTIPRPAAHGAEDRLRGLVDARGGSLSFVANPTFLLTPDEFDEWADGRTTNDPDTYRLEGFYRHLRRETGVLMDGDEPVGGEWNYDEENRETPPDDWEPPEPPLFEPDETTREVGSWVDAEFETFVDGDTEAAPFRWPVTREESLSALETFVDARFAEFGRYQDAMVAGEWAMSHSLLSASINLGLLRPMEVVERAEQAYEDGDAPINSVEGFVRQLLGWREFMRHVYRRSMPEMAEANQLDQREELPPAYWTGETDMTCLSEAVNHVRERGYAHHIERLMVLSNFALVYGADPGALNEWFHQGFVDAFHWVTTPNVVGMGSFATDALSSKPYASSGSYVNRMSDYCKSCPYAVSRDTGEGACPFNSLYWTFLRDNEETLRGTGRMGLMYSHVDDKDDEEWEALEARAETVREKARNGTL, from the coding sequence ATGACGCTGTGGCTGCTCGGTACCCACCTCGACCGGACCGCCGACTACCTCGCCGAACACGACCGCGTTCTCCTCGTCGAGGCGACGGCGTTCGCCGACCGCCGACCGTACCACCCGCACAAGCTGACGCTCGTGTTCGCGGCGATGCGCCAGTTCCGCGACGACCTGCGCGAGCGCGGCCTGACAGTCGACTACCGGCAGGCCGAGACGTTCGCTGAGGGGCTCGACGCTCACTTCGACGACCACCCCGAGGACGACCTGACGATACCTCGGCCGGCCGCGCACGGCGCCGAAGACCGGCTTCGCGGGCTCGTCGACGCCCGCGGTGGGAGCCTCTCGTTCGTCGCCAATCCGACGTTCCTGCTCACTCCCGACGAGTTCGACGAGTGGGCCGACGGCCGAACCACGAACGACCCCGACACCTACCGCCTCGAAGGGTTCTACCGCCACCTGCGCCGCGAGACGGGCGTGTTGATGGACGGCGACGAACCCGTCGGCGGGGAGTGGAACTACGACGAGGAGAACCGTGAGACGCCACCCGACGACTGGGAGCCGCCGGAGCCACCGCTGTTCGAACCTGACGAGACCACCCGCGAGGTAGGCTCGTGGGTCGACGCCGAGTTCGAGACGTTCGTCGACGGCGACACAGAGGCCGCACCGTTCCGCTGGCCGGTCACCCGTGAGGAGTCGCTGTCGGCGCTGGAGACGTTCGTCGACGCCCGGTTCGCCGAGTTCGGCCGGTACCAGGACGCGATGGTCGCGGGCGAATGGGCGATGAGCCACTCGCTGCTCTCGGCGTCGATAAACCTCGGGCTTCTCCGCCCGATGGAAGTGGTCGAACGGGCCGAGCAGGCCTACGAGGACGGTGACGCACCGATCAACAGCGTCGAGGGGTTCGTCCGACAGCTACTGGGCTGGCGGGAGTTCATGCGTCACGTCTACCGACGCTCCATGCCGGAGATGGCCGAGGCGAACCAACTCGACCAGCGCGAGGAACTCCCGCCCGCGTACTGGACCGGCGAGACCGACATGACTTGCCTCTCGGAGGCCGTTAACCACGTCCGGGAGCGTGGCTACGCCCACCACATCGAGCGCCTGATGGTGCTCTCGAACTTCGCGCTGGTCTACGGTGCCGACCCCGGAGCACTCAACGAGTGGTTCCACCAGGGGTTCGTCGACGCGTTCCACTGGGTCACGACGCCCAACGTCGTCGGGATGGGCTCGTTCGCCACCGACGCACTCTCCTCGAAACCCTACGCCTCCTCGGGGAGCTACGTCAATCGCATGAGCGACTACTGCAAATCGTGTCCCTACGCCGTCTCGCGGGACACCGGCGAAGGGGCGTGTCCGTTCAACAGCCTCTACTGGACGTTCCTCCGGGACAACGAGGAGACCCTGCGCGGGACCGGGCGGATGGGCCTGATG
- a CDS encoding pyridoxal phosphate-dependent aminotransferase has product MSREWEFAERVGRVEPSATIAIGNKASELEEQGVDVVDLSVGEPDFPTPERVREAGQEAIADGHTGYTPSSGIPELREAISMDLKGKGIPAGPENVVVTPGAKQALYETAQALVDEGDEVVLLDPAWVSYEAIIKLAGGDLTRVDLGQHDFELEPALDDLAAAISDETTMLIVNSPSNPTGAVFSDAALEGVRDLAVEHDVTVVADEIYDQITFDADPTSLASLDGMAERTVTVNGFSKAYSMTGWRLGYLAAPEPMIDQVSKIHSHSVTCAANFVQRAGVEALQSVETEVATMVEAFEKRRDLVVDLLADRGKVIPRPQGAFYAMIPTDEGPTDDVAWCDAAIEDAHVATVPGSAFNAPGYARISYAASEERLKEGFSRLAEEGLI; this is encoded by the coding sequence ATGAGCCGCGAGTGGGAGTTCGCCGAGCGCGTCGGCCGCGTCGAGCCGTCGGCGACCATCGCCATCGGCAACAAGGCCAGCGAACTGGAAGAGCAGGGCGTCGACGTGGTCGACCTCTCGGTCGGCGAACCCGACTTCCCGACGCCCGAGCGCGTCCGCGAGGCCGGCCAGGAAGCGATCGCTGACGGCCACACCGGCTACACGCCGTCGAGCGGGATCCCGGAGCTCCGCGAGGCGATCTCGATGGACCTGAAGGGGAAAGGAATCCCCGCCGGCCCCGAGAACGTCGTCGTCACGCCCGGCGCCAAGCAGGCGCTGTACGAGACCGCACAGGCGCTGGTCGACGAGGGCGACGAGGTCGTCCTGCTGGACCCGGCGTGGGTCTCCTACGAGGCGATCATCAAGCTCGCGGGCGGCGACCTCACCCGCGTCGATCTGGGCCAGCACGACTTCGAACTGGAGCCCGCGCTGGACGATCTGGCCGCGGCGATCTCCGACGAGACGACGATGCTGATCGTGAACTCACCGTCGAACCCTACCGGCGCCGTCTTCTCCGACGCCGCACTGGAGGGAGTCCGTGATCTGGCGGTCGAACACGACGTGACCGTCGTCGCCGACGAGATCTACGACCAGATCACCTTCGACGCCGACCCGACCTCGCTGGCCTCCCTCGATGGCATGGCCGAGCGGACGGTGACGGTCAACGGCTTCTCGAAGGCCTACTCGATGACCGGCTGGCGGCTGGGCTACCTCGCGGCGCCCGAGCCGATGATCGATCAGGTCTCGAAGATCCACAGCCACTCGGTGACGTGTGCGGCCAACTTCGTCCAGCGCGCCGGCGTCGAGGCGCTGCAGAGCGTCGAGACCGAGGTGGCGACGATGGTCGAGGCCTTCGAGAAGCGCCGCGACCTCGTCGTCGACCTGCTCGCCGACCGCGGGAAGGTGATCCCGCGCCCACAGGGGGCGTTCTACGCGATGATCCCGACCGATGAGGGGCCGACCGACGACGTGGCGTGGTGTGACGCCGCGATCGAGGACGCCCACGTCGCGACCGTTCCCGGAAGCGCGTTCAACGCGCCGGGCTACGCCCGCATCTCCTACGCCGCCAGCGAGGAGCGCCTCAAGGAGGGCTTCTCGCGGCTGGCCGAGGAAGGCCTGATCTGA